One Sylvia atricapilla isolate bSylAtr1 chromosome 21, bSylAtr1.pri, whole genome shotgun sequence genomic window, ctGGGTAATTGATGCTTCCAGGTGGCCCTGCAGGATCCATGGTGACCTTGGACAAAAATGGGGCTGTTCCCACCCAAAAAATGGCTTGACCACAACTCTGAGTCCTCAGTTGCCTCTTCCTGGCAGATTTATTTCGTGGTGGGAGAAGAGGCAGAATAAAAACTTGTTTGCTCCCATATTCCTCTCCAGCAGTGATAAAATCTCATTCACTGGGGCTTATGGACTAGTCTGGACTTTATTAATCTTAGgtattttctgtgctgggttCCATTAGAGCAGCTGAGTTGCCTTCAAGGTTAGACTTGTTATTTCTGTCTCCAAATTCGAGAGAAATAACTTCAAATCTTTGGGAAGTGAGTGGTTATGGATGCGGTGGTGATTTGGAGTGAAGTAACAACTCACTGCTGGAAATAATCCCACAGCTGAATAAATAATGAGTTACCCTTTAAACAAAGAGTGAGAGGAGATTTCCAGAGCCTCACATTCTCACAAAACCAGCGATTTTATTTTAGTTACGAATTTTCGATACACAACCATTAGCGTGTCCTTTAGACAGGATATTGCTGCAAGCACTTAGGATTTTCAGAGAGATAATGAGGAGGTGCAGGGTTTGATGCTGGTTTGATTCTCTGTGTCTGCAGTGTGTGAGATGAAATCCCCCTCCATGAGCGATTTCCTGACGGGGCTGGAGAACTCGGGCTGGTTACGGCACATCAAGGCTGTGATGGATGCAGGTGTCTTCCTGGCCAAGGtaaagctgctctccagctttccaaaatgcctcctgggctgctgcaagGTTGGGAAGGTGGCTCTGGGCAGAAGGTGTTGTTCAGGTTGGTTTAATCTCTCCAAAAATGTTGGGTCGTGGAGCTGCTGGGTAAATACAAGTCCTATGTCCTGCATTGTACCAGAGCTTTATTAGAGCTCATTTGAAACATAAGATCACAAAATGTGAATAAATAACCTTTATAAACCTTTTTATATAGCAGTGCAAACAACTCCTAACCCTGTGCTCGTTAACTCATCCACTGCTCTGCTTTAATTGAGGGATTGTTTTGACCAGtttattttctcctgatttGATGCGATGTGGCCGCTAATCCTGATTATTCAACACAGTCtcatttctgcagagctggtggctTTGCAGGCcaggcagaaggaaggaagtCACTAAGAAGTAGTAAGGGATGTGCAGGAAATGTGTGGTGAGAGGAGTGAGTAGTGAACATTGATTGTCTCTCACAGTTTGCCCACATCACAAGAAACTTTTGTGTTTATCTCCTGCCCGAGGTGGCCAAAGGTGATGGGATAGGGTGAAGAAAATCACAACTCTTCTAATTTATCTTGGAGTTCTGATCTCTGGGTGTCCAGCTCTTTTTCACTCATCCACCAAATGTTTTCCTCAGAGGAAGAGCCTGGGAATCCTCAGCCTTCCAGAGATCACAGGGGCTGTTTTTTACCACTGTGCTCTAGCTGGGGCTTCTCCTGATGGACTGATGCATTtgcacagggcagaggagagatgAGCAGCATTCCCTGGGGGTTGGGGTGGTGCAGGTGAGGGGCCAGCAtttccctgagctctgtgctgtgtcctggcaggCTGTGAAGGAGGAGAGGGCCAGTGTGCTGGTGCACTGCTCCGACGGCTGGGACCGCACGGCCCAGGTCTGCTCCCTGGCCAGCCTCCTCCTGGACCCCTTCTACAGGACCTTCAAAGGCTTCATGGTAAGGACATGgcaattccagctccagcaggccCTGAGGAAGGGCTCAGGACATTTCCTGGGATGAGTGTAGGTGATCTACACAAAGCAGCTTTGGTTCTGCGATGAGCTGGAATCGCTGTGAGCAGCACGGCAGCAGCTGATGGACAATCCCCAAATCCTTGTTCCTGCAATGTCTACATGGGAGCCACTAATGAGAGACCTCAGCAAAGgatgcagctctggcagcaagCCACCAAAAAGTGCTGGAGGAGTTTGTCCTGCAGGTCTCTTACCTGCTGGGATTTGAAATTGGGTGAACtcagtgctgtcccctgtccttcAGTCAAATCTGCATCATTTCACACCTTTTTAAAGgccatttcattttcatttggcTGTTTGCTTCTAGTGCAGgctttttcttaatttgcaGCCCTCCCTGCATGTATTCAGGGCAGCCTGTGATGTTTCTTTGCATTCATCTCTTGTTAAATACCCGAAGAGCTGCTCTGTCTCAGGAGAGCTCCTTGAAGGAATCCCTGAAATCAGAACAATGCAGattctgccttttccagtgccAGGACTGTTTCCTTGCATTCCATGCTGGGTttattgtttctatttttgtttctggatTATACTGCAGTCTTTTAACAGTTGAAATTCCATCAGCACATGAAACATCTGCTGGGCTTTGTCTCTGGACAATCCTGCATGAACTGAGGAGGAGGATTTAGCTCAGGAGCAGTGGCACAGACACATCCCTGTCTGTTCTCATAGTTTGTAGGCACAAGCCACATGATAAGGGGTTATTCCTAAAGGAATTCATCAGCAGtgcaaggaagggaaaaattcaaaaagcaatttaaagGAAGTTTTCTAAGAACTCTCTTGTGAGATTCTGCCTTCCTCCTCTTAATCTGGATAGCAGAAATTATCTTTATACATGATCCAGCAAAGTCATGATGGATGCAGCTTCAGTATGTGGTTCTTTGTGAGACATCTGTAAGGGAAACAGATTATTTTAGCTTAATTATCTGTAAGGAAAACAGAGTATAACAGTTATTATTTTCTATAACTACAGgcatctgtttaaaaaatgccaCATAGTTGTTCTGATTTTATCCTGAACTCCTCATTACACAGCTGTACTTCATATCTTTTTGCCTGTTAAACATTTGTTGAACTCCAGttgctgatttattttgctgaataTCACATCActcttttccaaattaaatagCACAGTGTAATATTAAGCTGTTAATTCTTTGAGCTCagtttatttatatattatgaTTTTAACAACTTAGAAACTCCCTCAAAATGATAGTTTTGAAATGAGTTCTGATTCCAGCAAGGCCATTGCCTTGGTAACTGGATAATCTGTAAATCACAATTCCTTTCCCATTGATTTCTGGGGATTTATTTATAGCAATAGGGTCAGCAGGTAGTCAGCTTTTTAGGCTTTAACATTAAggcttcattttgctttttttaaccaAATTAATGCACTTTTCTTAATCTCTGTTTTGAACCTGCAGGTCCTGATAGAAAAGGAGTGGATTGCAATGGGCCACAAGTTCTCACACAGGTGAGAGGGGCACATTCCCCTGGGGGGAGTGAAACCAAAACTGGCTGCAGGTTTAGGGGATCccatgaaaaactgaaattaaaaggagaaaacactgggaaaataTTGGCATTGGTGACACAGAGCCAGGGTCTGCTAAGGCTGTTATTTCATCACAGCTTTACAAAATCATGGTTTGAATTCTGGGTGTTTTCCTACCTGCAAAATCCTACTGCTTGAGGAGTGctaatcatggaatcacagaaggctggaaaagactttcATCAAGTTCAAACAGCACCAgcactaacccatgtcccctAGAGCCACATGCACACCTCTCTTGGACACTTGTAGGGATGGTGAGCCCAGTGTGGGCAGCCTGTCCCATCCATGTGGAGAGGAAactctcctgcagcctgggagaggaTCCCAGCCACGAGCTCAGGACCTGCCCAAATTCAAGGCATAAACTTGACCTGGAAGAAAAACTGATGTCAAAGGGACGTTTTGTGATGCCTGACAGAGGATTTATTCTGCTGTTTGCACCTCTCTAGGTGTGGCCACCTGGATGGGGACCCCAAGGAGGTGTCCCCTGTGTTCACACAGTTTGTGGAGTGTGTGTGGCAGCTGATGCAGCAGTTCCCCTGCTCCTTCGAGTTCAGCGAGCGCTTCCTGCTGGAGATCCACGACCACGTTTATTCCTGCCAGTTTGGCAACTTCCTGGGCACCTGCCACAAGGAGAGGGAGGAGCTCAGGTCAGCTGGGGGTCCCTGCAGATCCCTTGGAATGcctggagaagggctgggaTGGGTGTGTTTTATGGAATTGGAGATGGGACAACATCACCATTTATCAAGACAATGTTACGCTTAACCAACAGGAGGAAAGAATGTGAATTGAATCCCCAAAAAATGTTGTAGTTTGGAGTACAATAATAACTTGCAGATGTCCCTTCTGGACAGGAGAATCTCCATTTTAATATCCTGTGCTTACAAAATCAATCAGATCTAGCATAAAAACAATTCTTAGCTCCCTTAATCTAATTCTactctcagcagctgcagataTTAATCcacttgctgctttttttttaagtgatcaGATGTTCTTTGTACTTGCCAGAATATTTGAGAAGACCCATTCCCTGTGGCCTTTCCTCTTACAGAGGAAGCAGGAGTTGAGAAATCCTTTGTACAGAGGCTTTACAGCTTACAAAGAGCTTCAACCAAACACTCTGCCTTTCAGTTTCCAGTAAGTGGCTCAGTTaagaaggggaaggagggggacATTTCTTTCACTGATAACTCAGATTAAATCAATAAATCTGTGCTGATCAGCTTGGTTTATTTTACCTGTCCTCTCCATTCCTCAGGCATAAACTAAGCTGAGCAGTGCAAAGGTGAAATAAGTTCAGataatttatttgtaattatcagattaattcagaatatttatttgtagtattgtttgtaatttaaaataatatttttaatttggtgtTGAGAAAAGAGGGTGgggaaaggcaaggaaaagcagaacttCAGACAGAAGCACACACACCCCCTGACTGCTTGCTCTGTCACAttgaagattttgaaaaagttcctctttcctccttttggATGTATATGAAGGAAGTTTTTCAAGCAGGAATTTTGGGGCCCAGTTCAGGTTTTCTGCCTCACTCCTGGGTCCTGCTGAGagagagaggaatgaaaatgggattttaagtGCTGTGTATGCAAATGAAAGTTGGGAGGTTGGGCAAACCAAGATAAGCTGCTCAAGCTTCCAATAAatctgctattaaaaaaaaaaaaagtattttcatccTAGTCTAATATTTACTGCTAGTTATTTTaacttgaagaaaaattgcCCATCGCTACTGAATTTAATCATCCAAGGCTGTggcaagttttaaaattaattcctcatctcaattcattaaaaatacgAACCGACAACTATTTGTTGGCGATGATATCCAACTGAGCctcggggttttttttattttttaattcccattttattttttaattcctttattttaattttttttgttgttgcctGTTGCTGAGGTTCTGGTGTGGGATGTACAACCGCTTTGACAAGGGCATGCACCCCAAGCAGTGTGTGCTGGatcagctgctgggctgcctcaGCCAGAAGGTGACCCTGGAGGACAACGCTTCCCACCTGGAAAACGTGAGGCACAGTCCCCTGGGGGGGTTGGAAAGGCTCACTGAGAGGAAATGTTGGCATTCAAGGGGTGTTTCAACCAGCTGGGTAAAAATGAGGGGTTTGGTGAGAAAGCTCTGGGACAAAACACCccccaaacaaattaaaatacagttctTAAAACACACCGGTGAGAAGAATATCAGTGTCCTTTGCTGGGCTAATGGGAATGCTGAAAACTTCAGCTTTATTAATTAAACACTGATGTTTCTGTCAGGCATTTGAGGATCTGTGTCCAGGTGTTTCTGGTATTTGTGTGAGGCCTTTGAGGATTTGAGTCCAGCTACTTCAGCACTGGGTTTCAGAGGTTGATAAGAGGCACAGCCACAGGGCTGTTGTGTTGACACTTGTTTTTGTCCCTCTCTGGTGTCTGGGTATTGATTATCtgtttttgtgcctttttctttGTGCAGAAACTCCCCATCCTCGATGGCCCCTTGCCCAGCGAAGGCTGCACCTcacccagggcaggagctgctgctgccaaagccCCAACTCCTCCTGAGGActgtgcagagggagcagcccctgtgctcagcaatGGCCCCTCCCTGGGCCACCAGAAGCACAaggagagcccagcccagccccgggatCTTGGAGCctccagggaggaggagcaggctcAGCACCAGGGatgagctctgggagctgctgggagaagctCTGGGGAGCTGGTGCAGCCCCCTTTTGCAGCTGAGGTGTGAGTaggggtgtgcagggctgggggagcagctgctggggcacacctcctgcagctcaggtgatgcagagctccaggagcctgcCTGGCATTCCTGCCAACTCGCCTTTCAGTGGGAACACGTGCATTTCTGAGGGTTAGGGCTGCCTGCCTgcgctgctgctggaggctggaagAAATCCTGCCAATTCCACGAGGAGCTGGGCAGtacctgcaggaggaaggatgCAAATCCCTCTGTTCTCAGTGGTGGTCCAAGGTCAtcttaaaaccagaaaaaaatttccgTCCGTCTTCGAGTGATAAAAAACCCCCCCAACCTTCCTTAATCTCTGCATGGACCCTTGCCTTGTAGCAGAACTGATCCATGTTTTGTTTCCTATGCATATTTGttacacaaaaccaaaccccctgTGCCTTCTCTGAGACTGTGTCTGTGTCCAGCCAGGCTGTTGCTGGGTTTGTGTTGGAGTTTGCAGTGTGGTGTTGGGTCCTGTCTCTAGTCAGTGTTTGTGAGGAGGTcttcttctgctgcagcttctccagggTTTTTGCTGATCCCCTGAGCTGAGCAGCTTCTTTCCCAGCTGTCCTCTTGAAGAATCAGCTTTTATGGACCTCCTTCATTGGTGGGAGTGCAGCAAGCCCCAGAGCCAGCCTGCAACACAGGAATTTGGGATAAGAGGGAGGATTGGAAATGAGGAAAGGCGGGAGAACATTTATGtggaatttttctctcttattttatGATCTTGGTTAAACTGAAGCAAGAGAGTAACTCTGTTCCAGGCTGTAATCATTGAGGAGGCAGCAATTACAGATGAGGTGTGTTCTGGTATTTAAATTGGGCCTAAAATGATGAAATCACTTGCTGATTCTAGGGAATGTTCAAATTCAGAGAACTTTAGTGATATTTTGTCTGTCTCATGAACAGTATCTCTCATGGCAAtgaacttgggaagaaatagaGGAAACAAGGACTTCTCCCCCCAAGGAATTGGGTGTCACAAATCAGTGTTTGAAGGTCACCCAAAGACTCCTTGGGAGTGGCATCAGCCAAAGCAGGTTTGATACAGAAATGTGTGACCAAATTCATTGGCAAGGTTCACTCTGTTACTTATTGAATGGTTAAAGCACACatagaaaaactaaaatagaGAATCAAGCAATCTAAAATCAACCAGCGTGGAGGCTGGGGATGGAAAAAGGTCAGGATGAAAGGGAATAAGGGAGATTCTCCTGCTGAGTCATAAGGTTCAGAGTGGAGCATCCTGGAATTATCAGCAGTTCAGGCCTAAAGCTTTCCTGGAATCAGAGAACCACTTGAACTCAACAGCAGAGAATCAGCAGGTAAGGAATTGAACAAGGGGTTTATGGAGAATTTCCTATAAGCACAACAGGAGCTCCCTTAGGGGCTGAACTCACAAATCCAAATACTCCATAATCCAGGAGGGCAGCATTCCCAGTGCTgtggctctggcacagccccaaggaGCAGGTCCAGCTGTATCCCTGGGAAAAATTCCCCTCGAGTTCCCTGTTTATAGAGAGTGGGTTTTATCAGAGACactctccagcctggctgcagcttggGTCAATATCTTTGGAAAGGTCGACAGCAAAAATGTTCCACTTGGGTTGATATTCAGGCAAGAACAGTCAGATTCCAGGGCTGTTGGCTAAACCCAGGAGTTTGTACTCCAGCCCTGGGGGGCAGCCAGTGTTCCTGATAAGATCAGGGTGCTGCTGGTCAAGGCCAAATCCTGAGGACATTTCTGAGGTCGTGGTGTGGCCTTGGGGACTTGGAGGATTCACCTCctcccaggaaagctgtgccACTGTCCTTGTTCTGTGCTGAACTGCACAGAACCCCCCTGTGCAGCTTTATCCAggatgctgctctgctctcttttcAAGCTGTTGTTCCAATTAGGTGCTgccattaatttttcaaatcactttttcctcttttataaAAAGTCTTCGAGccaactgaaaatatttgagcCTTCCCAATCTCCAGTGAAAGCAGAAACATTCCACTGTAACACCAGAAGGTGGAATAACTGTGCTCATGTGCTTTTAACCCGTGGTAAAATCACTGGGTAGAtccaaaaaccaaccaaaacctcCCTGAGTGGCTCGTTCTGggtaagaaaatatatattctataaaGCATGTgaaatttccaaggaaaaagagagCACAGAGTTTCTCCACTGCCTGGAATGGCAAAGAGgaagtttttttaatattgaggGTTTGTCAGACTTAAATGAAATTGTTGTCAAGGAAGGAGTGGGAGCTACAAGAGTGTTAAAAATTAAACCCTGGAACTCCTGACCCCGGTGTGAGTGATGgatcagctctgcctttcctttccagGGGGCAGCATCCATCCCCAAACCTGACAGGAAATGGGACATGAAGCCAAGACTGGCATTTTTAGGACCAGTTAATTTATGGATCATCATTTCTTTGAATATCTTTAATAAATCCTCTAATTTTCATTAGAGATCCAAAACTGGAGAGGGTTTTGATTGACTGCTGAAGGATTTAAAGATGCTATTGATTAATTACTGTACAAATCCAGCTCACAGAAGGCTCCTGGAAATGTTTGTATGTTGCTTTAACTTTGGAATTGCCATTGGAGGAGTTTAATAATCTTTACTTGTTCATAAAAATGATGTCTCCACAAAACTCCAATGCTACTACAACCACCACCAGGTTACTCAGTGTTGTAAGCTTGGAGAAATATTGCTGCTTTTAACTCCAGTGGCAAAACAGAGCCAAACCCAAAAATTAATGTCTCTTAAACCTCTTGAATTTCGTGTGTACAGGCTCAGGCAAAGGCTGCAGTGTATCAAAAGCTTTTTATGCTGATGCTGGAATTTAGGAGCTGGAAAAGATTCCAGGGTTTCCTCTCTTTCCACGAGTTCATGGTTTGAAAACCAATGAAGGAGGAGCTTTGTGGGTTTGGTGGTGACTCTGCTGGAAGAGCAGAAATGAGGAGCTGTTCAGGGCCCTGCAGTGTGCTGAGCTCAGGTGGGATCTGCTGGATCCAGGaaagctgttcctgctcctggagtGCCCTGCCTGGAAGTGTGGAAGGAATGGagaagctgttcctgctgctggggaacaTTCCTGCACCTCATTTATTCCCAGGGGAGCACCCATGCTTTGTGAGCTCAGAAATCCTGCTTTTGTTTGGAGCAATGCAGTTCTTTCCATGTGGATTCCTGtgactgggagaactgggagggaagaggggggCTGATCTGCTGCAGGTCATCTCTGCTTGTGTGAAACTCTCCCttttctggagctgctcttgctTCTCCAGGACATTTTGTGGCTTCTCCAGGACATTTTGTGGCTTCTCCAGGACATTCCGTGGcttcctgcctgtccccagcatcTACAACCAGGTGTAACCTTGTAGTGGGCCAGTGCCTGTCCTACTCTGAAGCACAAGAGGGACTCGTGGAGCTTCATTTGAAATGTCTTCAATGTGAACTTCGTTCTGAGGGTTCTCAAACTGgggttttcttttgcagttgTCACCtgtggaggagaaaaatccagTGGGTGCTCTTTGCTCTGCGGGGGGAAAGTGGGAATAATTGGGTTGTCCATAGTTTTAGTTCTCCAAGGCCTCTTTAGGGGTGAGGAAAAGCAGTTGGTGAAAGCTTTTAACCTGGTCTGTTCCTGTGCTTAGTGATTGCCTTTCCAAGTTAATTCTTGGAATAAAAATCCCCCTGCTCTGATCAGAGCCACCCTGACTGGGATGGAGGAGAAGATGGCTttgggagggagctggggagctTCCCCAGTCCTGCAGAGTGGGATTTGTCAGGAGCTGAAGGTGCCCAGAGGATCTCCAGGTGGGAATGTTGGTGTGGAGCAGCCTCAGAGCCCAGAGGGATTTCCTGGCAGGATGCAGTGCTGGATATCCAGGAGTGCCCAGGAGAACTCCAAATGtgttttcctctccccaccacCCTCTCTGCTCTTTGCTGAGGGCTGGGGTTGATTTCATAGGGGCCTGTCCCAGCTATTCCTGGTTTCCATCCCTCCCTCATGCACATCCAGGCATTCCCTGGGAGAAGAACCTGCTCTGAATGTCctatttatgttttaattatCACCCAGCACTTGATTAATTAGCTGAGGAAGCAGGGAATGGTAAAACCTTTGCCTGGGACCAGGCAGCCAGGTGGGCCATTCGTTAGGGCAGGTTTGCTAATGACATTAATTACTGTGTccccctgggagctgcagggccaAGGGGTCGTTTTTATatcatttctgtatttccatgtATTTAACGTAGCAGAAACTACTGGAGTAACTCAGCACTGGATCCCATCCTCCAGCTGGATTTCCCTTGGCATCCCCAAGCTGCTCCTTGTAGGAATGTCCCTAAACCCGTGTGTGGTGCTGCCTGGgagtgtccctgctgctgtttgtgtctGTGTCACTGGTGAGGGACATCTGTGGGGGGCTGAGCCCCCGTTTGTGCCCCAAGGGCTCTGGGGGTCAGTCCCTGCTTGAAGCTGATTTGTCTAGAGGAGAATTGtgtcttttctctcttgtgTGTCCCACGGAATCTCTCTTGGATTGCAGGTATTTTTATTCCCTACAGAAATAAacactttgcctttttttgaaGGAAGTGGCTGCTCTGTTTATTGGGTGGTAACTCAGAATCCACACTTGGGAAGGTGAGGTCAGTTAAAGGATCTTAATTAATAAAGTGAGTATGGAGCTTATTTCCCTCTACAGAACAGAAATGGGGTAATTCCTCCTGGTTTGGGGGGAATGGGGAGTGCAGGGTGttcaaaaccacccaaaaaggAACATAactaatggggaaaaaaagggaatataACCAATGGAACTGTATCAAATCTCGGTGTCTCCTGCAAACTGCACtattctggtttgttttttaaatttagatttttctttctgtattaaaGCCAAGTCTCCCCTCAGTATTTCCTTGCTCCTGGAGAGCTCTCTGTCCTTCACTCACCTGGCCACAGGTGTCTCCAGGCTGATCCACAGCTTtctgaggagcagccagagcttctgGAAGCAGCTGAGTCCCTGCTTCATGGCTCCAGTGAAGAGAGATTTTCTTCTGATGGCTTCAGAGTGAAGAAccacagtgcagctgctgatggTATCCTGGAAAAATCCTCTTTTATCTCATTCTTTTTAGCCCTGGATAGTGAAGTGTTAAAGATTTGAGTGAGACAAACTCAGCTGAGATGGGAAGATGCTCAAGAGGGAGATTCCAGGAACAAAACCTCTCTGTGAACCCTGGGAACAGACTCCAGCCCCATTAGCCAGCCcctgaagaatatttttccatctcaAAAATGGGTATTTTCTATGTTTCAAGGCAGTGAAATGGGCCTGGCACTGTGGTACACTCAGTCCCTGGGTGTTTCTCaggctttttcccttcttgctaattttaaatgttcttaaTGCTGCCAGTGAAATCCTTCATTTACCTTAATTAGACTCGCCTTGCATTTAATTGGATTATTAGCATTAACACCAGCTAGAATTGATAAAGCTGCAATTTAATTTGGGGGAAATTTGGACAAAAGGTGTATTAATTAGAGTTTCTCTTGCCTGCAAACAGCTCATGGGTTCCAGTGTTctggaattttgttttccttctcttttttatgAAAGGGGGATCCCAAGCCTCTCTCTCCACAACAGATCTTGGAGCtgtggagagagggaagggatcCAGTGTGAATGGGAATCaataaaaatctataaatgACCCAAACCCACCGtggatggagctctgggctgggcagctgtggctgcccctggatctctggaagtgcccaattccaggctggacagggct contains:
- the MTMR8 gene encoding myotubularin-related protein 8, producing the protein MEHISTPKVENVKLLDRYANRKAASGTLYLTATHLIYVDASAEVRKETWILHHHISSVEKLPLTTAGYPLLIHCKNFHVAHFVIGQERDCHDVFTSLLKLSQPVKPEELYAFSYNPKMSKENREMGWKLIDLRLDYQRMGIPNDSWEITDLNKDYEVCSTYPPEIVVPRAATKAVVMGSSRFRSRGRIPVLSYLYKENNAALCRCSQPLAGFSARCLEDEQMLQAIREANPGCPFMYVVDTRPKLNAMANRAAGKGYENEDNYENIRFKFIGIENIHVMRSSLQKLLEVCEMKSPSMSDFLTGLENSGWLRHIKAVMDAGVFLAKAVKEERASVLVHCSDGWDRTAQVCSLASLLLDPFYRTFKGFMVLIEKEWIAMGHKFSHRCGHLDGDPKEVSPVFTQFVECVWQLMQQFPCSFEFSERFLLEIHDHVYSCQFGNFLGTCHKEREELRIFEKTHSLWPFLLQRKQELRNPLYRGFTAYKELQPNTLPFSFQFWCGMYNRFDKGMHPKQCVLDQLLGCLSQKVTLEDNASHLENKLPILDGPLPSEGCTSPRAGAAAAKAPTPPEDCAEGAAPVLSNGPSLGHQKHKESPAQPRDLGASREEEQAQHQG